In Drosophila subpulchrella strain 33 F10 #4 breed RU33 chromosome X, RU_Dsub_v1.1 Primary Assembly, whole genome shotgun sequence, the DNA window CTCTCAACATTATTAAAATCCCGTGCTTTGCTCACAATCAAATCAGAGGGCAGAATACGTCCGCCCTACACAGAGAATTTTCACTTTAGAATTTGAGAACAGAATGttcttgaaaatattatttaaacttttttttaatggtatGTTGAATTGCTCTAGCATTTATATTTTGGGTAAAATGGAACACAACAAACTGAATCGAGCTTTTGACAAAAGACTTTGGCCAACCTAAataagttttaaatatttaataaaatggtttatagtaaaaatttaaaaaaatatgtagcaggtattttaaaaatataaatagttGCTTAAATAGGTAATTATATTTAAGCGGCTAgttataattttaaagatataccataaaatattttatttatttagatgCTACTtgagtatattttttttcattccattcttgaaaaatgtaatttagaatattattttataatgatGTGTATCAAATCCTTCTTCAATCTGacgaaaattgaaaatattgcACTCTAATATTGACATTTTTCATACATTATTGTTTAGGTATTTTTGTAAACTTAAATATATctgttacattttttttcagtgtaccCATGCCTGTCTTTGTAAGAAGGGCGATTCATTGAAGGTGGTCGGCTAATTTGGTTTTGCATGGCAAATTCAGTGAACGCGGGTGGGGGGAGAAGGGGATTGGGGGAAGATGATTAATTGATTACGCGTGGGCTCTGATTTAACGGTAAATGCTAAGCCCAGTGACTTTTAAGAATCGGGGTAAAAGTCGGGGGTAAAATCGGGGGGCGCCTTATCTCCGGTTTCATCTTAATGATTTGGCCTTGTGACGAGCTCATTTACTACACACGTTTTTCGATTCCATTGAGTGGAAATTAAAGTTTGCCTCGGGTTTTCATTGTATAATCATTCTTCATTGAAGACTTAAGTCAATGAAATAGAACGCAGGACCCTGTGGAATTccttttcaaaataaatggtATTATTATGTTTTAAATAGAGTATTGgcttatttttaataatttaaatttacttaaaTCATTTTTAGCATGTAGTATTTTTACTTATTCTTCAATTTGTAGAGGAATACGTAGGTAGAAAAACAcgatttataataattaagtGACTAATTCATAACATACGttttgtaaaaatttcatCATTCCATCATTGCTAGAAGACGTACGACTTGGGATGCTCtcttttgaaaaaatttcacTTTTCCAATAAAagaacaattttatttattttcagaaACTAAACTTCTGAATATATTATACGTTTTTCTATCGGTTGTGTTAGATGAACTTAtgttttaagaaaaatatattagaaAATTTAAGATCCATTTTATGAACGTTCTAGAACATTCTTATATAGtctgtatttttaaaatttgttgcATCTCAAAGTTCAAAATTATTGGCAAAGtgctttataatttttttattttggtttttatatcttaatacatacacatataatcTATCTAATCCAAACTAAGAATCATCCCTTTAAATTACACAAAACCAAATTGCGTATCATCCTCGACGGACCACTCTATATGGATTTGCTAAGGGAAATTGGGGAAACCCAAGACGACACAATCGCCTTGAGGTGCTCAAAAAACCATTCAACGGTTATATACACTTACTTGTTTAGGTATACAATCGCATCTTGGCATTGATTATTTCTATGGGGTTTTTGGGATTCTGGGAAAACATTAAAGTCACCCCTCGTTGGGCTGACATCGGCGGATTCACGTTGAATGTCAGGCGCGGTTATCGGCGGCTTATCAGCGCCCCGGACTTGGGTTCGGAATAGAACTTGTACTTGGTTGGGAGAGGTGAGAGCGAGGGATTCAGTAAACAAACGTCGCTGGGTAAAGATGGAGCCACCTTCCTCGATCACCTGGCTGGTGGGTGCCATCCTGCTGGCCCTGCTCCTGGAAAGCGGGCGAAGCCAGGACTGTCAGCTGATCTCGGAGAACGACATGGATGCGGAGGAGGAGCCGTGCGAGAACTTCCATCAGCATGTGTGCGGAAATTGGTATGCCACCAGTGCGCACCGGAATCTGGGTGCCCATGATATGCGATCGAAATGGGTGGCCAGCCTGAAGCTCCAGCTGATCCGGCATTTGGAGTCGGAATCGGAGTCatcatcctcatcctcctcctcctcctcctcctcctcctcccaGCTGGCCACCTTCTATAGAAGCTGCCTATCCAGTGGCCAATCTGTGAGATCCTACACCGATGCCCTCGCTAGAAGTGGTGCCAACTTTCCCGTCTTAACCAACACCACTGGGCCCTTCGATTGGGTTCTGGCCAATGCCGCCCTGCGAACCTACGGAGCTCAGGGTCTTTGGCGACTCTTGGTCAAGGAGAACTGGCAGTTGGCCGATCAGAGAATCTTCTACATCCTAGCACCCCATTTTGACTTTCTCGGGCAGAATGATGAGATGAATGAGTTCCTGTACCAGCGTTATCTGAAATTGTTGCTCATGGAAATGGGCCTGCGAGTGCGTAGAGCTGCTATGTTGGCCCAAAAACTGGTGGAGTTCGAGAAGAGTCTACAAGATCTGCTGCCCAATGATGTGGAGAACACCTTGGTGCTCCGGCAACCTCAGAGTCTGAAGGAATTGGAGCTGCAGTTTCCGGGATTGGAACTAAAGAGATACTTTGAGACCATACTGCAGGGTGTGGATTGGGACCCATCGACACTTTTGCTTGTGGTGGACTTGGACTACCTGCAGGCCTTGCAGAGATTCCTGGCCAGGAACACCACAGATCCACTGACCCTATCCACCTGGTTGCTGCTCCAGTTGCCCAGCCACTTTGAATTGCGGCTCCATGATGATGATAAGCTAAGCAGCCAGCGAGATCATTGCCTGGAACGGATGAGGATACTAATGCCAGGACCTTTGGGTCGACTGCAAATGCAACTGGTGCTGGGTGAAAACTATCAGGATGTTTATGATACCAACATACAGCAGATAGCTCTACTATTTAGGGATCTCAAGCAGCAGTTCGAGTTGATGCTGAATGAAACAGAGGTGTTTGAGGTTGAATTGGCCACCCGGAATTTGGCTCGCGATAAATTGAGGGCCATGCGATTGCTAACGCCTCGTTTGCAGGATCCCACGGGGAGTCCCTTGGGCACGCCCCTACTGGGCGAAAATTTCGATGAGAACCTCATGCAGTTATCGCTGAACCAGGCCAAACTAGCCTTCCGGCAGGTGTTCGGTGAACCCGTGACCTCCGTGCCCTCGGATCCCCTGGCCGTGAATGCCTACTATCGCCTCAAGTTGAATCGCATCGAATTGCCGCTGGGCTTGATGGCCACGCCCCTTGTCCAGCTGCCCCCGTGCTCCAAAGAGGCGGATATCAGGGCCAAATTGTCCGCCGGTCTGGGCTACATACTCGCCCACGAAATCCAGCATGCCTTCGACTACGATGGCATTAATTACGATGCCAGCGGCCAGTTGGCCAACAATCAGTGGCCAGCACGGGCCATCATACGTTTTGGCCTGAGAGCCCAGTGCTATTTGGGCGACCGGTACAGTAATGCCACGCTAACCATCAACGATAATATCGCGGATAGCGAGGGCCTACGCCTGGCCCTGGACACCTATCGCCGGCGAAATAGCACCCAGGACCTGAGAACATTCTTCGTGGCCTTCGCCCAGAACTGGTGTGGCTTGGCCAGCTCTACGACCGGTTTGGGCCAGCATTCCGGCCATGCCGAGAGGGTCAACAACGTGCTCGGCAATCTGCCGGAATTCGGGGACACCTTCCAGTGCAAGGCCACCAGCCGGATGAATCCCGCCGACAAGTGCCGCATTTGGTGAAGGACTCAATCGACCATCACTCTATAATTTGTATTTCTATGTAAACTAATGTAATAAACAAGTTACTggaaaatgttcttaatttTAACATGACATTAGCATTTTGGTtcaaaatttgtatatatacaaatttacCTTCCTATTGATGTGCgccttaaaaattattaaatattatataaaaattttacgaaaacttgaatttttattgatacatatttataaaaacctATCGCATTTGGTGAAGCACTCAATGAAGCATCcaaaatataacttttaattGTCATGCTAGGGCCGAGATAACTCtttcataaattttaaaaagaaacatGTTTAAAATCTATACAGATTTAAAAGCAATAATATATGGCAATccattattttgtaaaattggTTGAAGAAATTTTGTATTCAAATTAGGGTGCTTAATTAGTAAAGTTAATATATttccaaatataaaaaaaatttaaaactataagatataataatataattttacatatatttgaattttttgaaaaaaataaaaacagtaGAAATTTTCTTTTGATCGCATTTTGTGAAGGACTCAATCAACAGTTTATGTATCAATTTTAATggctattttaaaaaatatatataataaattagACAATCGCCTGAATGTAATAAAGAAGCTATTGGAAAATTGTTGTATATTTTGGTTACATGGTTTTTTGAATATGTTgattttttgtataaaaattaagacTTACTTTAGTTAATGCCTTTATTACTATCTATTCTTTATAGATGCAATAGAAggctttttaaaaacattaatgaaaagaaaatattttctataaatcttttcaaattttaaagcCTAGATGTAAATATTATATGAACTAAAAAAAACatgatatttttatgcagcttgatttaaacaaaaaaaaaaaaaagtaaacttTAAAATTGCTTAAAGTTTATGTTTCAATAAGAACCGCAATAGATTTCAAACAAAATGTTTGAAGGAAAATTGTGTTgtacaaaaatcaaatatgttcgatttaaaaaaaatgctttaagtatttaaaactattttaacaTAACGTTCTTTTTCAGTTGTTTGGTACAAATCgatatatatacaaaatcaaatgttattttagacttttatttaaagaaatatttaaagtttgCAATTGAATTATAAGCAAGCTACAAATATTTACAATGTTATGGCAACTTTAGGATTTAtcatttttttagaaaatcgaAAAATCTGTATTTATTCTCTCTTCATTTGTTTGCCGTTACTTGCTTTTCCATCAATAAATATTGGCATTACCGACTTTTCAGCCAATCCTTTACATTTTCACTATTCTTTTCAGAAAATGCAAACAAGTGTAGCGCTTTTTTGATGAAATTTGAGTTTGGCCGCAATCAAATGAAATGAATCCCGGCCAAAACAGGCTTTTTTTATTGCCACGCCAACATCCCTTGACTGTATCGCCCACATGGGTGAAATTGAAGTGTCTGTTCATATATGGTATATATGTGCATATACACCAGCAATTGGAGAATCTGCCCAACAATATGcaataaaaatggtaaaaaatCAAATCATTGCATTTCATCACAGTGAGgttttaaaaatggaaaaagaAGTACACAAAAAGCTAACGAAAAAATAGGGACTATCAATCGGGGATTTGCCAGCTAAAATGCACTTGAATTTGCGTAGAATTGTAGGAGATTTAAGGCCGATTAAATAACTGGTTAACATTATTGCTTTACATTTTCTAGCTTTTCCAGACCAATGCAATGCAGACTATTAAAATTGGCCGTTTTTTAAGCTCTTGACTAAATTGATACAGCTTGGAAAccgtatttatttatttatttaatatattatatattataaattctAGACCAATGCTATTCAGACTATTAAAATTCGGTTCATTTAATCTCTTAACTCAATTGATACAGTTTGGAAACCGTAATTAGtcctttttttaatatattgcATAGGGAAATAAAGTAAACTAAATGCGTTTGTTTTaggaaatgtatttttaatggTTATATTTCTCAAAAGGATTTTAAAGGTCTGTTGATTAAATGCCTTTCTCCACTATTTTTAAGGTTTTACTTAGTTTAAACTATAACTTTGATCGCAAATGGAATTTTAAGGATGTGAAAGttctttaataatatatttttgaaacttTTGGAAATTGCGTAGTCTTTAAAAGCAATATTAGCTGTTTTGTTgactaacatttttatttcattccAGAATTTCCCAGTTAATTCTCATTAGCAAGTCAAATGAAATAACCATATTTGCCAATTTCAGTTGGATATTGCACGAACAATGCCCAAAATTTATGCACATGCCCCATTCAATTCCCTGGTAATAATCATGCTTAATAATCGCAATGACAACTGTCTTCGAATTGCTGGCAAGGGCCaacattttcccattttccaccACCCACTTTTTCCCGCCCAGCTATGATGATGATGCCTGGCATATTGTGTGCATTTGCCGACAAGTTTTGCCATCAAAAACTCCCAAAAGTATCCAATAGTTTATGCCCACAAACTTGCCAAAGGAAAATGTTGGGTGGGGGAAAGTgggtttttgggatttgcaATGTAGCGCAAGGTCGCGACTTTCCGTTGATTGCGTTTCTTGTGCATAATGAAGCTTGTCATCgggctgatgatgatgatgatgaagaTGCCCCAGCctcccattttccatttccaacTTCGCATTCCTCACGATTTTCCGCATGCTTTTCCAACCCACATCCACGCTCATCCGCAAGTCAAAGTCGAGAAAAGCATTTCGCCGGCTAATTCACTTAATTAGTGTTTGTGGAATATTTTCCAGTATAAAATGCATACGGGATAAAAAAGTACGAGGAATAAATGAAATTGCGAGAAAAGCCGTGGAAAATGGGTAAACGCTGCTTAAAATGCGAAAAGCCAGTTGCGGGGGGTCAGTTAATCGCGGGAAAAGCTTCTCTAAGCCATCAAATAGCTTTATTATATAAACGTATAATCTGCGGAAAGCAAACAGCACGCTTTTTCTCAGCAGTTTCATTAGTTAATCGAAAACAGCTAAGTGGTATTTCATATATCTAGCCAAGAAGTGATATGAAATCGGGCGAAAAATCTCGATCATATGAGTTTATAtggaattaaattaattataataaataataaataattgtaatCATACATATTCAAATGGAATAATGCAAGG includes these proteins:
- the LOC119558175 gene encoding neprilysin-3, coding for MEPPSSITWLVGAILLALLLESGRSQDCQLISENDMDAEEEPCENFHQHVCGNWYATSAHRNLGAHDMRSKWVASLKLQLIRHLESESESSSSSSSSSSSSSSQLATFYRSCLSSGQSVRSYTDALARSGANFPVLTNTTGPFDWVLANAALRTYGAQGLWRLLVKENWQLADQRIFYILAPHFDFLGQNDEMNEFLYQRYLKLLLMEMGLRVRRAAMLAQKLVEFEKSLQDLLPNDVENTLVLRQPQSLKELELQFPGLELKRYFETILQGVDWDPSTLLLVVDLDYLQALQRFLARNTTDPLTLSTWLLLQLPSHFELRLHDDDKLSSQRDHCLERMRILMPGPLGRLQMQLVLGENYQDVYDTNIQQIALLFRDLKQQFELMLNETEVFEVELATRNLARDKLRAMRLLTPRLQDPTGSPLGTPLLGENFDENLMQLSLNQAKLAFRQVFGEPVTSVPSDPLAVNAYYRLKLNRIELPLGLMATPLVQLPPCSKEADIRAKLSAGLGYILAHEIQHAFDYDGINYDASGQLANNQWPARAIIRFGLRAQCYLGDRYSNATLTINDNIADSEGLRLALDTYRRRNSTQDLRTFFVAFAQNWCGLASSTTGLGQHSGHAERVNNVLGNLPEFGDTFQCKATSRMNPADKCRIW